A single window of Archangium gephyra DNA harbors:
- a CDS encoding 3-hydroxyacyl-ACP dehydratase FabZ family protein — MNEVRQPKPLGFTALRQWLRHRHPMILLDRITDHEPGKFLEALISISGNVDCIAGHFPERAIYPGSNLMQANAQAGIILYQMSTSMLAEDELTLIGSVDSRFFKVVVPGDQIVLRITANRLVGNMFQYSGKMTVGGNRVAAFRASLVRTKVSELGSPLW; from the coding sequence GTGAACGAAGTGCGGCAGCCCAAGCCCCTGGGCTTCACCGCCCTGCGCCAGTGGCTGCGGCACCGTCACCCGATGATCCTCCTGGATCGCATCACGGACCATGAGCCCGGCAAGTTCCTCGAGGCGCTCATCTCCATCTCGGGCAACGTGGACTGCATCGCGGGCCACTTCCCCGAGCGCGCCATCTACCCGGGCAGCAACCTCATGCAGGCCAATGCCCAGGCCGGCATCATCCTGTACCAGATGAGCACGTCCATGCTGGCCGAGGACGAGCTGACGCTGATCGGCTCGGTGGACTCGCGCTTCTTCAAGGTCGTCGTGCCGGGAGATCAGATCGTGCTGCGCATCACGGCCAACCGCCTGGTGGGCAACATGTTCCAGTACTCCGGCAAGATGACGGTGGGCGGCAACCGTGTGGCGGCGTTCCGCGCCAGTCTGGTCCGCACCAAGGTCTCGGAGCTGGGCTCGCCCCTATGGTAG
- a CDS encoding amino acid adenylation domain-containing protein — protein sequence MTPVPRPTVATADRPSSTPDEVRVVPAAVAQRRLWVMDQFEPGSSFYNLSTSLRLPGALDVPVLERSLDELLRRHEVLRTTFASVDGTPIQRIAPPRPFALSVIDLSQLPPADREAEASRLAAQEASGPFELTTGPLFRGILLRLGEQEHQLLLTLHHIIADVRSLGVLVRELRTIHDAFAAGQPAPLPEPSTRYEDFVRWQREFLHGEAVEGLLAWWRKQLAGVPNVLELPTDRPRGTVQRLLRASHSVTLPASLTRGLEALAQREDATLFMTLLAGFSTLLHRYSGQEDVVVGTRVTGRTRPELENVVGLVANTLALRNNLSGNPRFVELLARVREVTRDALAHQQLPFETLVEAIHPERNLGHAPLFQVLFNLQDELTAGDGAQVLSRSAKNDLTLFMARTADGLSATFDYDTDLFDADRIQRMAGHFQLLLEAAVSQPSQPISTLPIITEAEWNTLREWNSATFDFPRDRCVHEVFSEQAARTPDAPAVTYGPRSFTYRELDERSNQLAHHLRAQGVGPEVLVGLCVDRSVDLILGILGILKAGGAYLPLDSAYPAERLAFMLEDARVGVLLVHQDKLRRLPPFSGPIVRLDSDSDLEVIGRQSTQPPPSTVCADNLAYVIYTSGSTGRPKGSAIFHRSIFALSYDRSLQPFSPSDRVAQTSNISFDPSVFEIWGALHHGSHLIGMTADPARAPEDFTAQVRDQNITVMFCSTAVLNLVARQYPATFQNVDALFFGGEAADPVALRELFKHGPPRRLVNGYGPTECTVFSTYYDVASSPPAGVSVPIGRPLANGPLYILDKNLQHVPVGVPGEIYVAGERLGRGYFNRPELTARIYVPDPFSSTPGARMYKTGDLARFLPNSQIEYLGRIDHQVKIRGFRVELGEIEEQLRQHSSVKDCTVQAVEAGGDRKIAAWFVPRENAAPTSSELRSFLRERLPEHMLPASFTVLSELPLTPNGKVDRRALPAPDTSRGDESSYQAPSTATEKTLSRIWSGLLELEQVSIHDNFFHLGGHSLLATQLLTRINETFRLQMPLRRIFEAPTLAQQAEVIEVTLRSGTTELRPELKPIARGVDLPSSSTQERIWLMEQLHPGNLAYRILVSYRISSPLDVAVLQRSLDEILRRHEALRSLLIPTPDGPPVQRIAPPGPFSLLVSDLRHLPPEEREAEAARQTTSELHRTLDVSTGPLIHGTLLRLGEQEHRLLITVHHIVSDGWSLRVLLPELRTIYGDFAAGRPSSLPELPLQYADFSAWQRQWLNGETLSKLLAHWTKQLAGAPAILSLPADRPRPPVHRYKGDILTIRLTETLTRAIENLGREKGVTLFMTLLAGFNVLLQRYSGQDDIVVGSPMAGRIQPGLERIIGMFINTLVLRSDLSGDPTFTELLARVRETTLTAYSHQEMPFDKLVEAIQPERSLSHSPIVQVTFVLQTVPTLEPEPSATLQMTATAEPWELHSGSSKSDLTLFMARYPDGLSATFEYDTDLFDRERIQRMAEHFQLLLEAAVSQPSQHLSSLPLITEAERRTLREWNSGTRDFPRDRCVHELFSQQAARTPDAPAVTYGQHSLTYRQLDERSNQLARHLRAQGVGPEVLVGLCVERSVDLVVGILGILKAGGAYLPLDSSYPSERLAFMLEDARVSVLLVHQDKLQRLPAFSGPVVRLDSASDQEAIRRQSSEPLPSAASPENLAYVIYTSGSTGRPKGSAIFHRGICALSYDRDFHPFSPADRVAQASNASFDPSTFEIWGALLHGAHLVGITADPARAPEDFTAQVRDQGITVMFVTTAVLNLLARQFPATFQNVHTLVFGGEAADPLALREIFKHGAPRRLVNGYGPTECTVFSTFHPVAAPPPTGLPVPIGRPLSNGPVYILDKNLHQAPIGVPGELYVAGERLGRGYFSRPELTARIYLPDPFSSTPGARMYKTGDLARFLPDGRIEYLGRVDHQVKIRGFRVELGEIEEQLRLHPGVKECTVQAVEVGGDRKLAAWFVPREQAPASSELRAFLRERLPEHMLPASFTELAALPLTPNGKVDRRALPSAEPTRSDDQNHAPPRTPTEEALCRLWASLLEVPRVGIHDNFFHLGGHSLLATQLISRIRVEFGVQLPLRVLFTGPTVAEMAQHLGERPGQVVPTVELQRPIPPLVHTSRGGSLAVSFTQERFWRFFQRAPESSAYNIPCAFRLRGRVEPRALQGAFQALIARHESLRATFFEEEGRLRQRIADSVDFQLREVDLRGREHGEDEARKHMAEGAARPFDLTRGPLLHASLLRLEDEDSLLFFCVHHIASDGWSMGVMARELGVLYTALVEDRESALPPLRFQYPDYAAWQRGWLAGEELEHRLGYWRKALAGAPTLLELPTDKPRPSTRTFQGTYREVLFGRERSAALHALCQQERVTPYMAILSALGTVLARRSGQEEVVIGSPIANRLLSDVEPLIGIFVNGLALRVDLRGTPGFRELLRRVREETLGAFAHQEVPIDLVAAALVPEPPVNRSPLFQVMFVLQNAPVSPLEMRGLTVQPYEVSRGNVTYELALSLQETPEGFAGVLEFNTDLFAPATGESLRAELMRLVDAVLANPELPVGPGMREV from the coding sequence ATGACGCCAGTTCCCCGCCCCACCGTGGCCACGGCAGACCGCCCTTCTTCGACTCCCGACGAGGTCCGCGTCGTTCCCGCGGCTGTCGCCCAGCGGCGGCTCTGGGTCATGGACCAGTTCGAGCCGGGCAGCTCCTTCTACAACCTGTCCACCTCCCTGCGGCTGCCGGGCGCCCTCGACGTCCCCGTGCTCGAGCGCAGCCTGGATGAGCTCCTCCGCCGTCACGAGGTGCTCCGCACCACCTTCGCCTCCGTCGACGGGACGCCCATCCAACGGATCGCGCCCCCGCGGCCCTTCGCCCTCTCCGTCATCGACCTGAGCCAGCTGCCTCCCGCGGACCGCGAGGCCGAGGCGTCGCGCCTGGCTGCCCAGGAGGCAAGCGGGCCCTTCGAGCTCACCACGGGTCCCCTCTTCCGGGGCATCCTCCTGCGGCTCGGCGAGCAGGAGCACCAGCTCCTCCTCACGCTCCACCACATCATCGCCGACGTCCGCTCCCTGGGTGTGCTCGTGCGCGAGCTCCGGACGATCCACGACGCGTTCGCCGCCGGCCAGCCCGCGCCCCTCCCCGAGCCCTCCACCCGGTACGAGGACTTCGTCCGCTGGCAGCGGGAGTTCCTCCATGGTGAGGCCGTGGAAGGCCTGCTCGCCTGGTGGCGGAAGCAGCTCGCCGGAGTCCCCAACGTCCTCGAGCTGCCCACGGATCGCCCCCGGGGCACCGTCCAGAGGCTGCTGCGCGCCAGCCATTCCGTGACGCTCCCCGCCTCCCTCACCCGGGGCCTCGAGGCACTCGCCCAGCGGGAGGACGCCACGCTGTTCATGACGCTCCTCGCCGGCTTCAGCACGCTCCTCCACCGCTACTCCGGCCAGGAAGACGTCGTCGTCGGCACCCGTGTCACCGGCCGCACCCGGCCCGAGCTGGAGAACGTCGTTGGCCTCGTCGCCAACACGCTCGCCCTGCGCAACAACCTGTCGGGCAACCCTCGTTTCGTGGAGCTGCTCGCCCGCGTGCGCGAGGTCACGCGCGACGCCCTGGCTCACCAGCAGCTTCCCTTCGAGACACTGGTCGAGGCGATCCATCCCGAGCGCAACCTCGGCCACGCGCCCCTCTTCCAGGTGCTGTTCAACCTGCAGGACGAGCTCACGGCCGGCGATGGGGCGCAGGTGCTCTCCAGGAGCGCCAAGAACGATCTGACGCTGTTCATGGCCAGGACGGCCGACGGCCTGAGCGCCACCTTCGATTACGACACCGACCTCTTCGACGCCGACCGCATCCAGCGCATGGCCGGCCACTTCCAGTTGCTGCTGGAGGCCGCGGTCTCCCAGCCCTCGCAGCCCATCTCCACGCTCCCGATCATCACCGAGGCCGAGTGGAACACCCTGCGCGAGTGGAACTCCGCCACCTTCGACTTCCCTCGCGACCGGTGCGTCCACGAGGTCTTCTCCGAGCAGGCCGCCCGGACGCCCGACGCTCCCGCCGTCACCTACGGCCCGAGGTCCTTCACCTATCGTGAGCTCGACGAGCGCTCCAACCAGCTCGCCCACCACCTGCGCGCCCAGGGCGTGGGTCCCGAGGTCCTCGTCGGCCTGTGCGTCGATCGCTCCGTGGATCTCATCCTGGGCATCCTCGGCATCCTCAAGGCGGGCGGTGCCTACCTGCCCCTGGACTCCGCCTACCCCGCCGAGCGTCTGGCCTTCATGCTCGAGGACGCCCGCGTCGGTGTGCTGCTCGTCCACCAGGACAAGCTCCGGCGCTTGCCGCCCTTCTCCGGGCCCATCGTCCGGCTCGACTCCGACTCGGACCTGGAGGTCATCGGCCGCCAGTCCACGCAGCCTCCGCCCTCCACCGTCTGCGCCGACAACCTCGCCTACGTCATCTACACCTCCGGCTCCACCGGCAGGCCCAAGGGCAGCGCCATCTTCCACCGCAGCATCTTCGCGCTCTCCTACGACAGGAGCCTCCAGCCCTTCTCGCCCTCGGACCGCGTCGCCCAGACCTCCAACATCTCCTTCGACCCCAGCGTCTTCGAGATCTGGGGCGCGCTGCACCACGGCTCCCACCTCATCGGCATGACGGCCGACCCCGCCCGCGCGCCCGAGGACTTCACCGCCCAGGTGCGTGATCAGAACATCACCGTCATGTTCTGCAGCACGGCGGTGCTCAACCTCGTGGCCCGCCAGTACCCCGCGACCTTCCAGAACGTCGACGCCCTCTTCTTCGGTGGCGAGGCGGCGGACCCCGTCGCCCTGCGCGAGCTCTTCAAGCACGGCCCTCCGCGCCGGCTGGTCAACGGCTACGGCCCCACCGAGTGCACCGTCTTCTCCACCTATTACGATGTCGCCTCGTCGCCGCCCGCCGGCGTGTCCGTGCCCATCGGCCGGCCCCTGGCCAACGGCCCGCTGTACATCCTCGACAAGAACCTGCAGCACGTCCCCGTCGGTGTGCCGGGTGAGATCTACGTCGCGGGCGAGCGTCTGGGCCGCGGCTACTTCAACCGTCCCGAGCTCACCGCCCGCATCTACGTGCCGGACCCCTTCAGCTCCACGCCGGGTGCCCGCATGTACAAGACGGGTGACCTCGCGCGCTTCCTGCCCAACAGCCAGATCGAGTACCTGGGCCGCATCGACCACCAGGTGAAGATTCGCGGCTTCCGCGTGGAGCTGGGTGAGATCGAGGAGCAGCTGCGCCAGCACTCCAGCGTCAAGGACTGCACCGTGCAGGCCGTGGAGGCCGGCGGAGACCGCAAGATCGCCGCCTGGTTCGTCCCCCGCGAGAACGCGGCTCCCACCTCGTCCGAGCTGCGCTCCTTCCTGCGCGAGCGCCTGCCGGAGCACATGCTCCCGGCCTCCTTCACCGTCCTCTCCGAGCTGCCGCTCACCCCCAACGGCAAGGTGGACCGCCGCGCCCTGCCCGCTCCCGACACCTCTCGCGGAGACGAGAGCAGCTATCAGGCTCCGAGCACCGCCACCGAGAAGACCCTGTCCCGGATCTGGAGCGGGCTGCTGGAGCTGGAGCAGGTCAGCATCCACGACAACTTCTTCCACCTCGGTGGCCACTCGCTGCTCGCCACGCAGCTGCTCACCCGCATCAACGAGACGTTCCGCCTCCAGATGCCCCTGCGCCGCATCTTCGAGGCCCCGACCCTCGCGCAACAGGCGGAGGTCATCGAGGTCACCCTGCGCAGCGGCACGACGGAGCTGCGCCCGGAGCTGAAGCCCATCGCCCGCGGCGTCGATCTCCCGAGCTCCTCCACCCAGGAGCGCATCTGGCTCATGGAGCAGCTGCACCCCGGGAACCTCGCCTACCGGATCCTCGTCTCCTACCGCATCAGCTCGCCGCTCGACGTGGCCGTGCTCCAGCGCAGCCTGGATGAGATCCTCCGTCGGCATGAGGCGCTCCGCTCCCTGCTCATCCCCACCCCCGATGGGCCGCCCGTGCAGCGGATCGCTCCTCCTGGACCCTTCTCCCTGCTCGTCAGCGACCTGCGCCACCTGCCCCCCGAGGAACGCGAGGCAGAGGCCGCCCGGCAGACCACCTCGGAGCTCCACAGGACCCTCGACGTCTCCACCGGCCCGCTCATCCACGGGACACTGCTGCGGCTGGGCGAGCAGGAGCACCGGCTCCTCATCACGGTCCACCACATCGTCTCCGATGGCTGGTCCCTGCGCGTGCTCCTGCCCGAGCTGCGCACCATCTACGGGGATTTCGCCGCGGGCCGGCCCTCGTCCCTGCCCGAGCTCCCCCTCCAGTACGCGGACTTCTCCGCCTGGCAGCGGCAGTGGCTCAACGGAGAGACCCTCTCGAAACTGCTCGCCCACTGGACGAAGCAGCTCGCCGGCGCCCCCGCCATCCTCTCGCTGCCCGCGGACCGGCCGAGGCCGCCCGTCCACCGCTACAAGGGCGACATCCTCACCATCCGCCTGACCGAGACGCTCACCCGGGCCATCGAGAACCTCGGCCGCGAGAAGGGCGTCACGCTGTTCATGACGCTCCTGGCCGGCTTCAACGTCCTGCTGCAGCGCTACTCGGGCCAGGACGACATCGTCGTCGGCTCGCCCATGGCTGGCCGCATCCAGCCCGGACTCGAGCGCATCATCGGCATGTTCATCAACACGCTCGTGCTGCGAAGTGATCTGTCGGGCGACCCGACCTTCACGGAGCTGCTCGCTCGCGTGCGCGAGACCACGCTCACCGCCTACTCGCACCAGGAGATGCCCTTCGACAAGCTGGTCGAGGCCATCCAGCCGGAGCGCAGCCTCAGCCACTCGCCGATCGTGCAGGTCACGTTCGTGCTGCAGACGGTGCCCACGCTGGAGCCGGAGCCGTCCGCCACGCTGCAGATGACCGCCACCGCGGAGCCGTGGGAGCTGCACAGCGGCTCGTCCAAGAGCGACCTGACTCTCTTCATGGCCCGGTATCCCGACGGCCTGAGCGCCACCTTCGAGTACGACACCGACCTCTTCGACCGCGAGCGCATCCAGCGCATGGCCGAACACTTCCAGCTGTTGCTGGAGGCCGCTGTCTCCCAACCCTCCCAGCACCTCTCCTCGCTCCCGCTCATCACCGAGGCCGAGCGGCGCACCCTGCGCGAGTGGAACTCCGGCACCCGCGACTTCCCCCGCGACCGGTGCGTCCACGAGCTCTTCTCCCAGCAGGCCGCCCGGACGCCTGACGCTCCCGCCGTCACCTACGGCCAGCACTCCCTCACCTACCGCCAGCTCGACGAGCGTTCCAACCAGCTCGCCCGTCACCTGCGCGCCCAGGGTGTGGGCCCCGAGGTCCTCGTTGGCCTGTGCGTCGAGCGCTCCGTGGACCTCGTCGTGGGCATCCTCGGCATCCTCAAGGCGGGTGGCGCCTACCTGCCCCTGGATTCCTCCTACCCCTCCGAGCGTCTGGCCTTCATGCTCGAGGACGCCCGCGTCAGCGTGCTGCTCGTCCACCAGGACAAGCTCCAGCGCCTGCCTGCCTTCTCCGGGCCCGTCGTCCGGCTCGACTCCGCCTCGGACCAGGAAGCCATCCGCCGCCAGTCCTCCGAGCCGCTTCCTTCCGCCGCCAGCCCCGAAAACCTCGCCTACGTCATCTACACCTCCGGCTCCACCGGCAGGCCCAAGGGCAGCGCCATCTTCCACCGCGGCATCTGCGCGCTCTCCTACGACAGGGACTTCCACCCCTTCTCTCCGGCGGACCGCGTCGCCCAGGCCTCCAACGCCTCGTTCGACCCGAGCACCTTCGAGATCTGGGGAGCCCTGCTGCACGGTGCGCACCTCGTTGGCATCACCGCCGACCCCGCCCGTGCGCCCGAGGACTTCACCGCCCAGGTGCGTGACCAGGGCATCACCGTCATGTTCGTGACCACGGCGGTGCTCAACCTCCTGGCCCGCCAGTTCCCCGCCACCTTCCAGAACGTCCACACCCTCGTCTTCGGTGGCGAGGCGGCGGATCCCCTGGCGCTGCGTGAGATCTTCAAGCACGGCGCTCCGCGCCGGCTGGTCAACGGCTACGGCCCCACCGAGTGCACCGTCTTCTCCACCTTCCACCCCGTCGCCGCGCCGCCTCCTACCGGCCTTCCCGTGCCCATCGGCCGGCCCCTGTCCAACGGGCCCGTCTACATCCTCGACAAGAACCTGCATCAGGCCCCCATCGGCGTGCCCGGTGAGCTCTACGTCGCCGGTGAGCGGCTCGGCCGCGGCTACTTCAGCCGCCCCGAGCTCACCGCTCGCATCTACCTGCCGGACCCCTTCAGCTCCACGCCGGGTGCCCGCATGTACAAGACGGGCGACCTCGCGCGCTTCCTGCCCGACGGCCGCATCGAGTACCTGGGCCGCGTCGATCACCAGGTGAAGATTCGCGGCTTCCGCGTGGAGCTGGGTGAAATCGAGGAGCAGCTGCGCCTGCACCCGGGCGTCAAGGAGTGCACCGTGCAGGCCGTGGAGGTCGGTGGTGACCGCAAGCTCGCCGCCTGGTTCGTTCCTCGCGAGCAGGCTCCCGCCTCCTCCGAGCTGCGTGCCTTCCTGCGCGAGCGCCTGCCGGAGCACATGCTCCCGGCCTCCTTCACCGAGCTCGCCGCCCTGCCCCTCACGCCCAACGGCAAGGTGGACCGCCGCGCCCTGCCCTCGGCCGAGCCCACGCGGAGCGACGACCAGAACCACGCCCCTCCGCGCACCCCCACCGAGGAGGCCCTGTGCCGGCTCTGGGCCTCGCTCCTGGAGGTGCCGCGCGTCGGCATCCACGACAACTTCTTCCACCTCGGTGGCCACTCCCTGCTCGCCACCCAGCTCATCTCGCGCATCCGGGTGGAGTTCGGGGTGCAGCTGCCGCTCCGCGTGTTGTTCACCGGGCCCACGGTGGCCGAGATGGCGCAGCACCTCGGCGAGCGGCCGGGACAGGTGGTGCCCACCGTGGAGCTCCAGCGCCCGATTCCGCCGCTGGTCCACACCTCTCGCGGCGGCTCGCTCGCGGTGTCCTTCACCCAGGAGCGCTTCTGGCGCTTCTTCCAGCGTGCCCCCGAGTCCAGCGCCTACAACATCCCCTGCGCGTTCCGGCTGCGCGGCCGGGTGGAGCCCCGCGCCCTCCAGGGAGCCTTCCAGGCGCTCATCGCCCGGCACGAGTCCCTGCGCGCCACCTTCTTCGAGGAGGAGGGCCGCCTGAGGCAGCGGATCGCCGACTCGGTCGACTTCCAGCTGCGGGAGGTAGATCTGCGCGGGCGGGAGCACGGCGAGGACGAGGCCCGGAAGCACATGGCGGAGGGAGCCGCACGCCCGTTCGATCTGACGCGCGGACCGCTGCTGCACGCCTCGCTGCTGCGGCTGGAGGACGAGGACTCCCTGCTGTTCTTCTGCGTGCACCACATCGCGTCGGACGGCTGGTCCATGGGCGTCATGGCCCGCGAGCTGGGCGTGCTGTACACGGCGCTGGTCGAGGACCGCGAGTCCGCGCTCCCGCCGCTGCGCTTCCAGTACCCGGATTACGCGGCCTGGCAGCGCGGCTGGCTGGCCGGTGAGGAGCTGGAGCATCGGCTCGGGTACTGGAGGAAGGCACTCGCGGGCGCACCCACGTTGCTCGAGCTGCCCACGGACAAGCCGAGGCCCTCGACGCGCACCTTCCAGGGCACCTACCGCGAGGTGCTCTTTGGCCGGGAGCGCAGTGCCGCGTTGCATGCCCTCTGCCAGCAGGAGCGGGTGACGCCGTACATGGCCATTCTGTCGGCACTCGGCACGGTGCTGGCGCGGCGCTCGGGTCAGGAGGAAGTGGTGATTGGCTCGCCCATCGCCAACCGGCTCCTGTCGGATGTCGAGCCGCTCATCGGCATCTTCGTCAACGGACTGGCCCTGCGCGTGGATCTGCGGGGCACCCCGGGCTTCCGCGAGCTGCTGCGGCGGGTGCGCGAGGAGACGCTGGGAGCCTTCGCGCACCAGGAGGTGCCCATCGATCTGGTGGCGGCGGCGCTCGTGCCGGAGCCGCCGGTGAACCGGTCGCCCCTCTTCCAGGTGATGTTCGTCCTGCAGAACGCCCCGGTGTCGCCGCTGGAGATGAGGGGCCTCACGGTGCAGCCGTACGAGGTGAGCCGCGGCAACGTCACCTACGAGCTCGCGCTGTCGCTGCAGGAGACGCCCGAGGGGTTCGCCGGAGTGCTGGAGTTCAACACCGACCTGTTCGCCCCGGCCACCGGCGAGAGCCTGCGTGCGGAGCTGATGCGGCTGGTGGACGCCGTGCTGGCGAATCCGGAGCTGCCCGTGGGCCCGGGCATGCGGGAGGTGTGA
- a CDS encoding beta-ketoacyl-[acyl-carrier-protein] synthase family protein, with amino-acid sequence MVAPVAVTGAAWSTALGNGLDEVWRRLLAGEHGFVEIPSPHRLRNGLAAVVRSSEDAPASRLRRLAVETLGRALSEAGLATGGSNTRLVLGTSLGAYLDDAQEREGPLHAWVEEVARSVGSATPPVSLSTACSSGADAILVGAELIRAGLAEVCVCGGVDVLAQSKRLAHSALSTMSPTRLRAFDQGHDGMLLGEGAGFLVLESMEHARARSAPLFAVFRGAGSANDAASMTSPDPSAAGARFAITRSITDAGLSPGDIGLINAHGSATPLNDRAEAEAFRAVFGTGAPPLVFATKGAFGHSLGATGTLEAIALILGLREGVVPPVVGLEQPDPDFPCPLPVGKPVRHEARFGLSLTLGFGGFDTSLVFEVPR; translated from the coding sequence ATGGTAGCGCCCGTCGCCGTGACCGGCGCCGCGTGGAGCACGGCGCTCGGCAATGGACTCGACGAGGTGTGGCGCCGGCTGCTGGCCGGCGAGCACGGCTTCGTCGAGATTCCTTCTCCGCATCGTCTGCGCAATGGGCTGGCCGCGGTGGTCCGCTCCTCGGAGGACGCGCCCGCGTCCCGCCTGCGCCGTCTGGCGGTGGAGACGCTGGGCCGTGCCCTGTCCGAGGCCGGTCTGGCGACGGGTGGTAGCAACACGCGTCTGGTGCTCGGAACGAGCCTGGGCGCGTATCTCGATGATGCGCAGGAGCGGGAGGGTCCGCTCCACGCCTGGGTGGAGGAGGTCGCGCGCTCGGTGGGCTCGGCCACTCCGCCTGTTTCCCTTTCCACCGCCTGCTCGTCGGGCGCGGATGCCATCCTCGTGGGCGCGGAGCTCATCCGCGCCGGTCTGGCCGAGGTGTGCGTCTGCGGCGGTGTGGATGTCCTCGCCCAGAGCAAGCGGCTGGCGCACTCGGCGCTCTCCACCATGTCTCCCACGCGGCTGCGCGCCTTCGACCAGGGCCATGACGGCATGCTGCTCGGAGAGGGCGCGGGATTCCTCGTGCTCGAGTCCATGGAGCATGCCCGGGCCCGCTCGGCCCCGCTGTTCGCCGTCTTCCGGGGCGCTGGCTCGGCCAACGACGCGGCGAGCATGACGTCGCCGGATCCGTCCGCCGCGGGGGCCCGGTTCGCCATCACCCGCTCCATCACGGACGCGGGGCTGTCCCCCGGGGACATCGGCCTCATCAACGCGCACGGCTCGGCCACGCCCCTCAACGATCGGGCGGAGGCGGAGGCCTTCCGGGCCGTCTTCGGCACGGGCGCGCCCCCGCTCGTCTTCGCCACCAAGGGGGCCTTCGGGCACAGCCTCGGCGCCACCGGTACGCTGGAGGCCATCGCGCTCATCCTCGGGCTGCGCGAGGGCGTGGTTCCCCCCGTCGTCGGCCTGGAGCAGCCGGACCCCGACTTCCCCTGTCCTCTCCCGGTGGGCAAGCCGGTGCGCCATGAGGCCCGGTTCGGTCTGAGTCTCACGCTCGGGTTCGGAGGTTTCGATACCTCCCTCGTCTTCGAGGTGCCGCGATGA
- a CDS encoding class I adenylate-forming enzyme family protein, with protein sequence MNQSPADLAGVSVSSIQGFLDRIQDLTDSGPLEQSVEQLAASWRAHGLRPGDVVLVALPNGAGLLANVFGILLAGGVPALVSPSAPASRQQSLVEALPARALVAMRRPAPQAQDVERFALGRAEVALFSEAQPPGAQAGEMVLLTSGTSGFASGCVFDLEALFLNARRHADAIGLRAGDRVLVDLPLYYSYSMVAQAFASLLRGADLIIRGPPFQPAAYLRTLAERAITVSALTPLLVRSLLQHGGPFPEVTRCLGVGGDVLSPQHVAQLLRLRPGGELYLTYGLSEAGPRVATLAAHAEPPHRYASVGLPLPGVQVSLSPRQPGGHKELIVSSDTVMKRRIGHVEGEKLLALRGPGLLATGDRFEIDADGYLYFQGRFSDFLVKGGEKICMASVRRLATTLPGVITARTQIISGTEGDDYEMVLTVAGTPSPTEQLAGALSRLLKLAERPRSIQVVSADEATTSLHK encoded by the coding sequence ATGAACCAATCGCCCGCAGACCTGGCCGGTGTGTCCGTGTCTTCCATCCAGGGCTTCCTGGACCGCATCCAGGACCTGACCGACTCCGGGCCCCTGGAGCAATCGGTGGAGCAGCTCGCCGCCTCGTGGCGGGCGCACGGTTTGCGGCCGGGGGATGTCGTCCTCGTGGCCCTCCCGAATGGCGCCGGGCTGCTGGCCAACGTCTTCGGCATCCTGCTCGCTGGAGGTGTGCCCGCGCTGGTGTCTCCGTCCGCACCGGCCTCGCGGCAGCAGTCGCTCGTGGAGGCCCTCCCGGCGCGCGCCCTGGTGGCCATGCGCCGCCCGGCTCCCCAGGCCCAGGACGTGGAGCGCTTCGCCCTGGGCAGGGCCGAGGTGGCCCTGTTCTCCGAGGCGCAGCCTCCGGGTGCGCAAGCCGGGGAGATGGTGTTGCTGACGTCCGGCACCTCGGGCTTCGCCAGCGGCTGTGTGTTCGACCTCGAGGCGCTCTTCCTCAACGCGCGCCGGCATGCCGATGCCATCGGACTGCGCGCGGGGGACAGGGTGCTGGTGGACCTCCCGCTGTATTACTCGTACTCGATGGTGGCGCAGGCCTTCGCCTCGTTGCTGCGGGGCGCGGACCTCATCATCCGTGGGCCTCCGTTCCAGCCCGCCGCGTACCTGCGCACCCTGGCCGAGCGCGCCATCACCGTCTCCGCCCTGACGCCGCTCCTGGTGCGCTCGTTGCTCCAGCACGGGGGGCCCTTCCCCGAGGTGACGCGCTGCCTGGGCGTCGGCGGGGATGTGCTCTCCCCGCAGCACGTGGCCCAGTTGCTCCGCCTGCGGCCCGGGGGCGAGCTGTACCTCACCTATGGCCTCTCGGAGGCGGGTCCCCGTGTCGCGACGCTGGCGGCCCATGCGGAGCCGCCGCACCGCTACGCCTCGGTCGGTCTGCCGCTGCCTGGAGTCCAGGTGTCCCTGTCTCCCCGCCAGCCCGGTGGTCACAAGGAACTCATCGTGTCCTCGGACACGGTGATGAAGCGCCGGATCGGCCACGTGGAGGGCGAGAAGCTCCTGGCGCTGCGCGGCCCCGGGCTCCTGGCTACTGGAGACCGGTTCGAGATCGACGCCGACGGCTACCTGTACTTCCAGGGGCGGTTCTCGGACTTCCTCGTGAAGGGCGGCGAGAAGATCTGCATGGCCTCCGTGCGCCGCCTGGCCACGACGCTCCCCGGAGTGATTACCGCGCGCACGCAGATCATCTCCGGCACCGAGGGGGATGATTACGAGATGGTGCTGACGGTGGCGGGCACGCCCAGCCCTACCGAGCAGCTGGCCGGAGCGCTCTCGCGCCTCCTGAAGCTCGCGGAGCGTCCCCGGAGCATCCAGGTCGTCTCCGCGGACGAGGCCACGACCTCGCTGCACAAGTAG